One region of Propionispora vibrioides genomic DNA includes:
- a CDS encoding NCS2 family permease, producing the protein MLEKLFALKARKTDVNTEVMAGITTFMTMAYILFVNPSILGSAGMDKNAVLLATAIGAGAVTIMMGLFVNYPIALAPGMGLNAFYAFTVVIGMGVSWQVALGAVFISGLIFILLTVTKVRQLLVEGMPASLKHAISVGIGLFITIIGLKLSGLMSIRLSLIPPTLEKLVAAHGNGTPLSFETIIEMGKLADKEVLLAVFGLLFIGVLIARNIKGSMLIGILVTTILGVVMGVVKIPAGFSPVAVPDFSQNAFFALDIMGAVHMGLLTIIFTFTFVELFDTMGTLVGTATKAGLMDKNGNFPGIGKAMLVDATGVSLGALLGTSTITAYVESAAGVGAGGRSGLTAVVCGLLFFAALFFSPLAGLIPDAATAPALIIVGALMMESVRHIDFGDFTEALPAFLTIVMMPFTYSIANGVSAGLVVYPLVKLITGRGREVHWIIYVLAVLVVARFVFLAE; encoded by the coding sequence ATGTTAGAAAAATTATTTGCGTTGAAAGCACGCAAAACCGATGTAAACACGGAAGTTATGGCCGGTATCACCACGTTTATGACTATGGCGTACATATTATTTGTAAATCCAAGTATTCTTGGTTCGGCAGGGATGGACAAGAATGCGGTACTCTTGGCTACCGCTATTGGTGCCGGTGCTGTTACCATCATGATGGGACTTTTTGTTAACTATCCGATTGCCCTGGCCCCGGGGATGGGTCTGAATGCGTTCTACGCCTTCACTGTTGTTATTGGTATGGGTGTTTCCTGGCAGGTGGCACTGGGTGCCGTGTTTATTTCCGGTCTTATTTTTATATTGTTAACCGTTACGAAAGTGCGTCAGCTTTTGGTGGAAGGCATGCCAGCCTCGCTAAAGCACGCGATCAGCGTCGGGATAGGCTTGTTCATTACAATTATTGGCCTGAAGCTTTCCGGTTTGATGTCTATTCGTCTGTCGCTCATTCCGCCGACTTTGGAAAAACTGGTAGCTGCTCATGGCAATGGCACTCCGCTGAGTTTTGAGACCATCATTGAGATGGGAAAACTGGCCGACAAAGAAGTTCTATTGGCTGTGTTTGGTCTTTTGTTTATTGGGGTTCTCATAGCGCGCAATATTAAAGGGTCCATGTTGATCGGTATTTTAGTAACAACCATCTTGGGTGTTGTTATGGGCGTTGTTAAGATTCCGGCTGGCTTCAGCCCGGTTGCGGTTCCTGATTTTAGTCAGAACGCATTTTTCGCGCTGGACATTATGGGTGCTGTCCATATGGGACTGTTGACTATTATCTTCACGTTTACCTTTGTTGAATTGTTTGACACTATGGGAACACTGGTTGGTACGGCAACAAAAGCCGGCCTGATGGATAAAAACGGTAATTTCCCTGGCATCGGCAAAGCCATGCTGGTTGATGCAACCGGTGTCAGTCTGGGGGCTTTACTGGGCACTAGCACGATTACCGCCTATGTGGAGAGCGCAGCTGGTGTTGGTGCCGGCGGCCGGAGCGGGTTGACGGCTGTTGTTTGCGGTTTGCTATTTTTCGCGGCCTTATTTTTCAGTCCTTTGGCCGGGCTGATTCCTGACGCAGCAACGGCACCGGCGCTGATTATTGTTGGCGCACTGATGATGGAGTCTGTCCGTCACATTGATTTTGGTGATTTTACGGAAGCCTTACCGGCTTTCCTCACGATTGTTATGATGCCTTTCACGTACAGTATTGCCAACGGTGTTTCCGCCGGGCTTGTTGTATATCCGCTGGTTAAGCTGATTACCGGCCGGGGGCGCGAGGTTCACTGGATTATATACGTCTTGGCAGTGCTGGTTGTAGCACGGTTTGTATTCCTTGCCGAGTAG
- the cydC gene encoding thiol reductant ABC exporter subunit CydC, whose amino-acid sequence MKFLWKILTYIKPAGPMMLLAVLLGCLAVAGNVGLLALAAYLISLAALHPPLAALSTAIVGVRFFGIARALLRYLERYTAHSATFSLMGMLRTWVYARIEPLLPAEVQRNNGELLTLLMQDVETMRDFYLRLLAPPAVAGIILLAALRLFAELDTAFLYVLLAAFFICGVLCPAGMYYWQLGNAGQLLRTRASLNGHIVDGIAGMTELAAFQYGEKLTGQMIRTGKRLTTLQARIAWGQATSEAIGLFTLHGSVWCILYLAVRLVETGQLPGVYLAVLVFAVQSGFEAVLPLTAASRYLPESAAAAKRLFSLPESAVSQGRARHEDRLNGTVTLERVEFRYSKDASPVLKNISFSLRPGRPVAVVGPSGAGKSSLIAALLQFGYCDKGSITFDGKDSTYFSPEAVREIFSVVPQQVYLFHASIKENILLAKPTASQAELEAVISQAALDELIDSLPQGVDTPVGQHGQALSGGQRQRIGIARALLKEAPVLLLDEPFAHLDTLTASRVLAGLQETLRERSSLWITHQLTGLEMMEEILVVHQGEMVERGTLRELLAQQGMFWQMWCLQQDRLPFE is encoded by the coding sequence ATGAAATTTTTATGGAAAATACTTACTTATATAAAGCCGGCAGGACCGATGATGTTGTTAGCTGTTTTACTGGGCTGTCTGGCTGTGGCCGGCAATGTCGGTTTGTTGGCCCTGGCAGCCTATCTGATCTCGCTTGCGGCGCTGCATCCGCCGTTGGCGGCCTTGTCGACCGCTATTGTGGGCGTACGTTTTTTTGGTATAGCCCGTGCTTTATTGCGTTATTTGGAAAGGTATACGGCGCATTCGGCCACTTTCTCGCTAATGGGGATGTTGCGGACCTGGGTATATGCCAGAATTGAACCGTTATTACCGGCTGAGGTACAGCGAAATAACGGGGAACTGTTAACCCTGCTTATGCAGGATGTGGAAACGATGAGAGATTTCTATTTGCGGCTGCTGGCGCCCCCAGCTGTTGCCGGTATAATCTTATTGGCGGCTTTGCGCCTGTTTGCTGAGCTTGATACCGCTTTTCTCTATGTTCTGCTGGCTGCCTTTTTTATCTGTGGTGTTTTATGTCCGGCCGGGATGTATTATTGGCAACTTGGCAATGCCGGTCAATTGCTGCGGACCAGGGCCAGCCTAAACGGGCATATTGTAGACGGAATTGCCGGTATGACTGAGCTGGCCGCCTTCCAATACGGTGAAAAGCTGACGGGCCAAATGATCCGTACCGGCAAGCGGCTGACAACTTTGCAGGCCCGCATTGCCTGGGGACAGGCAACCAGCGAGGCTATTGGCCTGTTTACGCTGCATGGCAGTGTCTGGTGTATCCTTTACCTGGCAGTCCGGCTGGTTGAAACAGGACAATTGCCGGGAGTGTATCTGGCTGTTCTGGTTTTTGCTGTCCAAAGCGGTTTTGAGGCGGTTCTTCCTTTGACGGCGGCCAGCCGCTATCTGCCGGAAAGTGCCGCGGCGGCCAAACGCCTTTTTTCCTTACCGGAATCTGCCGTCAGCCAGGGAAGGGCGCGGCATGAAGATAGGCTCAACGGAACCGTGACTTTAGAGCGGGTTGAGTTCCGTTACAGCAAGGACGCTTCACCGGTGCTGAAAAATATTTCTTTCTCATTGCGTCCGGGGCGGCCGGTTGCCGTGGTGGGGCCAAGCGGGGCAGGGAAAAGCAGTTTAATAGCTGCGCTGCTGCAGTTTGGCTACTGTGACAAGGGCAGCATCACGTTCGACGGGAAAGACAGTACTTATTTTAGCCCGGAAGCCGTGCGGGAAATTTTTAGCGTTGTGCCGCAGCAGGTTTATTTATTTCACGCCAGTATAAAAGAAAATATCCTGCTGGCTAAACCGACAGCAAGTCAGGCTGAACTGGAAGCTGTTATTTCTCAGGCTGCTCTTGACGAATTAATTGATTCGCTGCCGCAAGGTGTTGATACGCCGGTAGGGCAGCATGGACAAGCGTTGTCGGGCGGACAACGGCAGCGGATTGGCATTGCGCGGGCGCTGCTGAAGGAGGCACCGGTGTTGCTGCTGGATGAACCTTTCGCCCATTTGGATACGCTGACAGCCAGCCGGGTGCTGGCAGGACTTCAAGAGACCCTGCGGGAGCGCAGCTCTTTATGGATTACCCATCAGTTGACCGGCCTTGAAATGATGGAGGAAATACTGGTTGTTCATCAGGGCGAAATGGTAGAGCGGGGTACTTTGCGGGAACTGCTGGCACAGCAGGGTATGTTTTGGCAAATGTGGTGCCTGCAACAGGACCGTTTGCCTTTTGAGTAG
- the purC gene encoding phosphoribosylaminoimidazolesuccinocarboxamide synthase, whose product MEKQPLYEGKAKQIFAADNPGEYIVYFKDDATAFNGLKKGTIADKGVLNNKISSFFFKLLGEKGIPHHFIRMISDREMLVKELKILQVEVVVRNIAAGSLAKRIGWEEGTKLPSTVLELYYKNDELGDPLINEYHIEAMGLATKEQVKTMSEYALQINSILSTYLKDKKLELIDFKLEFGVHNGEVILGDEISPDTCRFWDTETGQKMDKDRFRRDLGNVEEAYQEVLQRLTGEVL is encoded by the coding sequence ATGGAAAAGCAACCATTATATGAAGGAAAGGCAAAGCAAATCTTTGCTGCCGATAATCCCGGTGAATATATTGTTTATTTCAAAGACGATGCTACGGCCTTTAATGGTCTGAAAAAAGGCACCATTGCCGACAAGGGAGTTTTAAACAATAAAATTTCCAGCTTCTTTTTCAAACTTTTGGGTGAAAAGGGGATTCCTCATCATTTCATCCGGATGATCAGCGACCGTGAAATGTTGGTAAAGGAATTGAAAATCCTTCAGGTGGAAGTTGTTGTCCGCAATATTGCTGCCGGTAGTTTGGCTAAACGAATCGGCTGGGAAGAAGGCACGAAGCTGCCCTCCACCGTATTGGAACTGTATTACAAGAATGACGAACTGGGCGATCCGTTGATCAATGAATACCATATTGAAGCAATGGGACTGGCCACTAAAGAGCAGGTCAAAACTATGTCGGAATATGCACTGCAAATAAACTCCATTTTATCTACCTATTTGAAAGATAAAAAACTGGAGCTGATCGACTTTAAATTGGAATTTGGTGTTCACAACGGGGAAGTCATTTTAGGTGATGAAATTTCGCCCGATACCTGTCGTTTTTGGGATACCGAGACAGGTCAAAAAATGGATAAGGACAGATTCCGTCGTGACCTTGGCAACGTGGAGGAAGCGTACCAAGAAGTATTACAGCGTCTTACAGGAGAAGTTTTATGA
- the purE gene encoding 5-(carboxyamino)imidazole ribonucleotide mutase translates to MKAAIIMGSDSDWPILETAVKTLEEFGIATEVMVASAHRTPDKVHTFAATARERGVKVIIAAAGAAAHLPGVVASYTTLPVIGVPINSTPLNGVDALYSIVQMPSGIPVATMAINGAKNAAIFAAQILGVSEATIEEALRRHRETMAVEVEKKAAKLLAKQ, encoded by the coding sequence ATGAAAGCAGCTATTATTATGGGCAGCGATTCCGATTGGCCCATTCTGGAAACAGCGGTAAAAACCTTGGAGGAATTTGGTATTGCTACGGAAGTTATGGTGGCTTCGGCTCACCGGACGCCGGATAAGGTTCACACCTTTGCTGCGACTGCCCGGGAACGGGGTGTAAAAGTCATTATCGCCGCAGCCGGTGCGGCGGCTCATCTGCCGGGCGTGGTAGCCAGTTATACAACCTTGCCGGTGATTGGTGTGCCGATCAACAGCACGCCGCTCAACGGGGTCGATGCGTTATACAGCATTGTACAGATGCCGTCAGGCATTCCGGTAGCTACTATGGCGATCAACGGTGCTAAAAACGCAGCTATTTTTGCGGCGCAAATTTTGGGGGTCAGTGAGGCGACCATTGAAGAAGCTTTACGGCGCCACCGTGAAACCATGGCAGTTGAGGTGGAGAAAAAGGCTGCTAAGTTATTGGCAAAACAATAA